In Sporosarcina psychrophila, a genomic segment contains:
- a CDS encoding MarR family winged helix-turn-helix transcriptional regulator, with protein MENNPPKIQYTDEVAHMEKELRYVAAIIKQQGRRILSNYTITPPQFVALQWLFEHGDMTIGDLSNKMFLAFSTTTDLVDRMEKNSLVKRVRNDQDRRVVRIHLLSEGERVIEEVIDKRRHYLNSVLVDFDEQQVKDFSDLLSKLHQEMKKD; from the coding sequence ATGGAAAATAACCCACCAAAAATTCAATATACAGATGAAGTTGCACATATGGAGAAAGAATTACGGTATGTTGCAGCAATCATCAAACAACAAGGCCGTAGAATTCTTAGTAATTATACAATCACTCCACCTCAATTCGTTGCTTTACAGTGGCTATTTGAACATGGAGATATGACGATTGGGGATTTGTCGAACAAGATGTTCCTTGCATTCAGTACTACGACTGATTTGGTCGATCGGATGGAAAAGAACTCGCTTGTGAAGCGTGTCCGCAATGATCAAGATCGCCGTGTTGTCCGAATTCATCTTCTTAGCGAAGGTGAACGGGTAATCGAAGAAGTAATTGATAAACGCCGTCATTATTTGAATTCGGTGTTAGTAGACTTCGATGAACAACAAGTGAAGGACTTCTCAGATTTGCTGAGTAAACTACATCAAGAGATGAAAAAGGATTGA
- a CDS encoding acyl-CoA thioesterase: MKAVYIKELSTWESEFKFSVPISVRFSETDMYGHLNNTVPFIYFEHARIEFLKEIRLMNNWLDPKGENFPVVADLQCDFLKQVFFDEKLEIFVKAAAVGNSSVDIHYMAKNSKDDIVFTGRGTMVQIGRQTGKGVAWSEEEKILFVN, encoded by the coding sequence GTGAAAGCAGTGTACATAAAAGAGTTGTCGACATGGGAATCGGAATTCAAGTTTTCTGTACCTATATCCGTTCGTTTTTCTGAGACGGACATGTATGGTCATTTGAACAACACGGTCCCATTTATTTATTTTGAGCATGCGAGGATTGAGTTCTTAAAAGAGATTAGGCTTATGAATAATTGGCTTGATCCAAAGGGTGAAAATTTTCCGGTCGTTGCTGATTTGCAATGTGATTTTTTGAAGCAAGTCTTTTTTGATGAAAAGTTGGAAATATTCGTTAAAGCTGCCGCAGTTGGTAACAGTTCTGTTGATATTCACTATATGGCGAAGAACAGTAAAGATGATATCGTCTTCACAGGACGAGGTACGATGGTTCAGATTGGCAGACAGACGGGCAAAGGTGTTGCGTGGTCTGAAGAGGAGAAAATACTTTTTGTTAACTAA
- the racE gene encoding glutamate racemase encodes MEAPIGVIDSGVGGLTVVKEMLNRLPHEPIVYIGDDARCPYGPRPIDEVREFTMEMASALSEMGIKMLVIACNTATAVALDDIRARFSFPVIGVIVPGARAAVNASVAGKIAVLGTAGTIKSGAYNDAIHVLSPNAMVYSLACPEFVPIVESGQYKSDNAGIIVDRTLRELEGKDFDAAILGCTHYPLLQQHITTSLPNNVKIISSAVETVCDVERILLSKGIERIADSVVAPVFYTTGESETFQGIVEDWLSIEKPNVSYIEL; translated from the coding sequence GTGGAAGCACCAATTGGAGTAATTGATTCGGGCGTCGGCGGGCTAACCGTGGTTAAAGAGATGCTCAATCGACTACCACATGAACCCATTGTCTATATAGGGGATGATGCTCGTTGTCCATATGGGCCCCGGCCGATTGACGAAGTCCGGGAGTTTACAATGGAGATGGCATCAGCACTTTCCGAAATGGGTATAAAAATGCTTGTCATTGCTTGCAATACGGCTACGGCTGTTGCACTCGATGATATCCGAGCACGATTTTCATTTCCTGTCATCGGCGTTATCGTGCCAGGTGCACGGGCTGCAGTTAATGCGTCCGTGGCGGGAAAAATTGCTGTGCTTGGGACTGCTGGAACGATTAAAAGTGGCGCTTATAATGATGCAATCCATGTTCTTTCACCGAATGCGATGGTTTACTCACTTGCGTGTCCTGAATTTGTTCCAATTGTCGAAAGTGGTCAGTATAAGTCAGATAATGCAGGTATCATTGTTGACCGTACACTCCGTGAACTTGAGGGGAAAGATTTTGATGCGGCGATATTGGGGTGTACACATTATCCATTATTGCAGCAACATATTACAACCTCCCTTCCGAATAATGTGAAAATTATTTCATCCGCGGTAGAAACAGTGTGTGATGTTGAACGTATTCTACTTTCTAAAGGCATTGAGCGCATTGCTGACAGCGTAGTGGCACCTGTTTTTTATACAACAGGGGAGTCAGAAACTTTTCAAGGCATTGTTGAAGACTGGTTGTCGATTGAAAAGCCTAATGTAAGCTATATTGAATTGTAA
- a CDS encoding metallophosphoesterase translates to MKIVVMSDSHGDKETVKAVSALSADATFHCGDSELSFDDSVLQTMHKVRGNCDRDARFPASVAVKVEGKTVLAVHGHEHDVKQSLMGLYYYAKESGADIVLFGHSHLYGAEMKDGILFLNPGSTMQPRGGKDATYAVVEWDETVRVTFKNMASEIVDFIEIKKI, encoded by the coding sequence ATGAAGATTGTTGTTATGAGTGATTCGCATGGAGATAAGGAAACGGTGAAAGCCGTTTCTGCACTTTCTGCGGACGCGACTTTCCATTGCGGTGATAGTGAGCTGTCATTCGATGATTCAGTTTTACAGACAATGCATAAAGTCCGTGGAAACTGTGACAGGGATGCTAGGTTTCCCGCATCTGTTGCGGTCAAGGTAGAGGGGAAGACAGTTTTAGCTGTACATGGTCATGAGCATGATGTGAAACAATCGTTGATGGGGCTTTATTATTATGCAAAAGAATCTGGAGCAGATATCGTTCTATTTGGCCATTCGCATTTGTATGGTGCTGAGATGAAAGACGGAATACTGTTCTTGAATCCAGGCAGCACAATGCAGCCGCGGGGCGGGAAAGATGCGACTTATGCTGTTGTAGAATGGGATGAAACAGTGCGCGTTACATTCAAGAATATGGCATCGGAAATAGTAGATTTTATAGAAATAAAAAAGATTTAA
- a CDS encoding XTP/dITP diphosphatase, which translates to MKEVLIATNNVGKAKDFEALFKPLGVKVLTLNDIEGDIDVEETGDTFEANAILKAETVARLLGKIVIADDSGLEIDALGGAPGVYSARYAGLEKNDDANIDKVLQELETTPVDGRTARFRCVLAVAGPGLVTETFSGSCEGLIHHERQGKNGFGYDPVFFVPEKNRMMAELSPEEKNEISHRGAALAQLKFKLPQYMTVAGDSE; encoded by the coding sequence ATGAAGGAAGTATTGATAGCCACGAATAATGTGGGCAAGGCAAAAGACTTTGAAGCGTTGTTTAAGCCACTGGGAGTAAAAGTTCTTACGTTAAATGATATCGAAGGAGATATCGATGTAGAAGAAACGGGCGACACATTTGAGGCGAATGCGATTCTGAAAGCAGAGACGGTCGCACGCTTGCTTGGCAAAATCGTTATTGCAGATGATAGTGGACTTGAAATCGATGCGCTTGGCGGCGCGCCAGGCGTCTACTCCGCGCGTTATGCGGGTCTCGAGAAGAATGATGATGCAAATATCGACAAAGTACTACAGGAGCTAGAAACGACGCCTGTGGATGGTCGTACCGCTCGATTCCGCTGCGTGCTAGCAGTGGCTGGTCCTGGTTTGGTTACAGAAACGTTTTCGGGTAGCTGTGAAGGTCTGATTCACCATGAACGTCAAGGAAAGAACGGCTTCGGCTATGATCCAGTCTTCTTCGTGCCTGAAAAGAATCGAATGATGGCGGAATTGTCACCTGAAGAGAAAAATGAGATTTCACACAGGGGAGCAGCTTTAGCTCAGTTGAAATTCAAATTACCTCAATATATGACGGTGGCAGGTGATTCAGAATGA
- the sdhB gene encoding succinate dehydrogenase iron-sulfur subunit produces MSENNTAVQEREQQTSQKTVLFEIRRQDTAESQPYWESFELEYRPNMNVISALMEIRRNPVNAEGKQTTPVNWEMSCLEEVCGACSMVINGRPRQSCTALVDQFTQPIKLEPMKTFPVVRDLIVDREFMFDSLKKIKAWVPIDGTYDLGEGPRMPERKRQWAYELSKCMTCGVCLEACPNVNDNTNFMGPALLSQVRLFNSHPTGAMNKDERLATIMTDGGIGECGNSQNCVVACPKGIPLTTSIAAMNRATNVQMFKNFFGSDHMVD; encoded by the coding sequence ATGAGCGAGAACAATACGGCAGTACAAGAACGTGAACAGCAGACGTCACAGAAAACGGTTCTTTTTGAAATTCGACGTCAGGATACTGCTGAATCACAACCTTATTGGGAAAGTTTTGAATTAGAATATAGACCGAATATGAACGTCATTTCTGCTTTAATGGAAATTCGTCGTAACCCGGTCAACGCAGAAGGTAAGCAAACAACACCAGTTAACTGGGAAATGAGCTGTTTGGAAGAGGTTTGTGGGGCATGTTCAATGGTTATCAACGGACGTCCACGCCAATCTTGTACGGCACTTGTAGATCAGTTTACACAACCGATTAAACTTGAACCAATGAAGACATTCCCAGTCGTTCGCGACTTGATTGTTGACAGAGAATTCATGTTTGATTCGTTGAAAAAAATTAAGGCATGGGTTCCGATTGACGGCACATATGACCTTGGTGAAGGACCTCGTATGCCTGAGCGTAAACGCCAATGGGCATATGAACTTTCAAAATGTATGACGTGTGGTGTATGTCTTGAGGCATGCCCGAACGTTAACGACAATACGAACTTCATGGGACCTGCATTGCTATCACAAGTACGGCTGTTCAACTCGCATCCAACTGGTGCAATGAACAAAGACGAACGTCTGGCTACGATTATGACAGACGGTGGAATTGGTGAATGTGGTAACTCACAAAACTGTGTAGTTGCATGTCCAAAAGGAATTCCTTTGACTACTTCGATTGCAGCAATGAACCGTGCAACGAACGTACAAATGTTCAAAAACTTCTTCGGAAGTGACCATATGGTGGACTGA
- the rph gene encoding ribonuclease PH has translation MRHDGRMADMIRPVTIETDYLIHPEGSVLITVGNTKVICTASIEERVPHFLRNSGKGWITAEYSMLPRATGQRTQREASKGKVSGRTMEIQRLIGRALRAVIDLETLGERTIWVDCDVIQADGGTRTASITGAFVATAMAISKLHIEKGLAKFPITDFLAATSVGKTVEGELILDLDYIEDSSAAVDMNVVMTGAGAFVELQGTGEESTFTRVEMNGLVELAEVGINQLVEVQKEALGLVAQLIKPKEQGES, from the coding sequence ATGAGACATGATGGAAGAATGGCCGACATGATTAGGCCGGTAACAATTGAAACAGATTATTTAATTCACCCCGAAGGCTCAGTTCTTATTACGGTCGGAAATACGAAGGTGATTTGTACAGCTTCTATAGAAGAACGGGTTCCACATTTTTTACGTAATAGCGGAAAAGGCTGGATAACAGCGGAATATTCTATGTTGCCACGCGCTACTGGACAAAGAACGCAACGTGAAGCTTCAAAAGGTAAGGTTAGCGGACGTACGATGGAAATACAGCGCTTGATAGGCCGTGCACTGCGCGCTGTCATCGATTTGGAGACGCTTGGTGAACGAACTATCTGGGTGGACTGTGACGTTATCCAGGCAGATGGTGGTACGCGTACAGCGTCGATTACGGGTGCGTTCGTCGCAACAGCAATGGCAATCTCGAAACTACACATCGAAAAAGGATTAGCTAAATTCCCGATAACTGATTTCCTTGCTGCAACGAGTGTAGGGAAGACGGTTGAGGGTGAACTCATTCTGGATCTGGATTACATCGAGGATTCGTCGGCTGCTGTCGATATGAATGTTGTTATGACTGGTGCCGGCGCTTTCGTCGAACTTCAGGGGACAGGCGAAGAATCGACATTTACGCGCGTAGAGATGAACGGTCTTGTGGAGCTTGCAGAAGTAGGAATTAACCAACTAGTTGAAGTGCAAAAAGAAGCACTTGGACTTGTTGCGCAGTTGATCAAACCGAAAGAACAAGGTGAATCATGA
- a CDS encoding helix-turn-helix domain-containing protein produces the protein MIEDSKNRSLLTAREREIFNLLVEDQTTKDIAGRLGISEKTVRNHISNTIQKLGVSGRAQAVIELLRLGELQLR, from the coding sequence TTGATAGAGGACTCTAAAAACCGTTCTTTGCTTACGGCAAGAGAGCGAGAAATTTTTAATCTGCTCGTTGAAGATCAAACGACAAAAGATATTGCGGGGCGGCTCGGAATCAGCGAAAAGACTGTTCGCAACCATATTTCGAACACAATTCAAAAGCTAGGTGTTTCCGGCAGAGCACAAGCGGTAATCGAATTGTTACGGTTGGGAGAGTTACAATTGCGTTGA